The following DNA comes from Herpetosiphonaceae bacterium.
CTGGCGCTGGGGGCGGTAGAGAACAAAGAACAACGAACCGGGCGCCATGCGGGTGCCATTAGGGCATGGCACCCGGCGCACAAAGAACAAATGGACAACTCTGAACTTGGAACTCGAAACTTGGAACTTGGAACGAAAGCATGAGCTGGCTTGAGCTAAGTGTCGAAATCGAACAAGAGGCGATCGAATCGGTGACGGAGCTGTTCGCGCAGGTGGGCTATAACCGGGGCGTGGCGATCGATCAGCCGTTTATCGGCTCGCCGGACGGCCCCGAATACACGATCGATACGTCGCGGCCCGTGGTAGTGCGCACCTACATTCCGCTTGACGAGCACGCCGAGGATGCGCGCGCCAAGCTTGAGCAAGGACTGTGGGCGCTGGGCATGATGCGTCCGGTCGGCGAGCTACTGGTCAGGCGGCTGGAAGAGGAAGACTGGGCGAACGCCTGGAAGGCGCACTATCCGATCCGGCGCATCGGCGAGCGCTTTGTGATCGTGCCGTCGTGGCTGGAATACACCGCACAGCCCGGCGATCTGGTGCTCAACCTCGATCCGGGCATGGCCTTCGGCACGGGGCTGCACCCGACGACGCAGCTTTGCTTGCAGTTGCTTGAACGCTACGTCCGGCCAGACGCGCGCACGCTGGATCTCGGCTGCGGATCGGGCATTCTGGCGATTGCGGCAGCCAGAGCGGGCGCGCAGCCCGTGCTGGCGATCGACAATGATCCGATCGCCGTGCAGGCGACCCATGAGAACGTGCAGCGCAACTCCGTCGAGGCGCTCGTCACTACCGTCGAGGGTAGCCTGGGGCCGGGAGCGGAGCTAGGGCACTGGCTCGGCAGCGATTGGGCCGTTAAGCAGCGCAGCGCGCCCAGCCGCGCAGCGGGGCCGGTGGCCTTCGAGCCAGACGCGGAGTTCGACCTGATCGTCGCGAATATTCTGGCGAACGTGCATGTGCTGCTCGCGCCGCATCTCTACCGAGCCTTGAAGCCGGGCGGTCTGCTGGTGACATCGGGGATTATCGCCGATCGCGAGGCGGATGTGACGGAAGCGTTCACCGCCGCAGGTCTGCAAGCGGTCGAGCGGCTGCAAGAAGGCGATTGGGTGGCGCTGGTCCACCGGCGGAGCTAGCCGAAGAACCGAGCGCAGCGCAGGCGGGGCGGGTGCCCTCTGAGCCTGGGTGGCCCCACTATTTTGCCCCTCCTGCCGTATACGAACAAAAGAACAAGGGAAAACCTCGAAACTTGAAGCTTTGAGCGCAGAGGTCAACAGTCGTCATGGCAAAGCGCCGTCAACATCACGCCGAGCCGCGTCGTCGGCAGCAGGCCGAGAGCAACACCTACCGTTTTTTTGTCTCGCCCGACGTGCTGCACGGACGTACCGCACAGATCGAGGAGCCGTCGCTGACGCACCAGCTCAGCAACGTGCTGCGACTGAACGCGGGCGATCGGATCACCCTGCTGGACAACAGCGGCTGGGAATACGTGGTCGCGCTGGAGCATGTAAGCCGCGACAGCGTTGGCGGCGCGATCGAGCGCAAAACACTGGCCGAAACCGAGCCGCAGCTTAAGCTCGCGCTGTACGTAGCGCTGCTGCGCGGCGAGCGCTTCGAGTGGGTGCTGCAAAAAGGCACCGAGCTAGGCGTGAGCGCGTTCGTGCCGGTGGTCTGCCAGCGCAGCGTGATCGACGATATTGCCGACATTGGCGCGGCCAAGCTGGAGCGCTGGGAGCGAATCGTGCGCGAGGCCGCCGAGCAATCCCGCCGTGCCAAGCTACCCAAGCTACTGCCCGCGATGCTCTTCGATACCGCCTGCGATCATGCCGCCCGGCGCTCGCGGGCGTTTCTCCTGTGGGAAGGCAGCGGCGCGCACAGCCTGCGGTCGCTGTTGCAGCAGGGCGAGCCTGGGCCGTGGGCCAACGAAACGCCCTTCTCGATCGCGCTGCTGAGCGGCCCTGAGGGCGGCTTTACCGAGAGCGAGCTGGCGACGGCAGTGATGTACCGGCTGAGCCTGGCCTCGCTGGGGCCGCGCACGCTACGCGCCGAAACCGCGCCGATCGCCGCCGCCGCCGCGATGCTGTTTAGCTGCGGCGATCTGGACTGACCGAGAACCGAGAACCAAGAACAAAGGGAAACTTGGAACTTGAAACTTGAAACTCGAAATTTGAAACGCATCGCATACACGCAACGACAACGGGATTAAGGGCTTGCTCGGTATAATACGCTGGCAAACCCTCGATCCTGTAGTTTTTTAGGAGTAGGGCATGGTACGAACATCTCGCGCGGTTCTCGTCGGAGCGCTTGTATCGAGTTTTATCGCGCTGCTCGCCTTCATCGGCGGTGTTACTGTGGCGCTCCGATGGGGTAGTAGCTTGCCGCTGGTCGCAGCCGCAGGATCGGCCAGCACGGCACAGGGCACCACCCCAGCCGAGGTCAAGGACGACTTTCGGGTATTCTGGGAAGTCTGGAGCCTGGTTGATAGCAAGTTCTATCACACCGAGCCGCTCGACTACGGTAAAATGACCTACGGCGCGATCGAAGGGATGCTGAAATCGCTCGAAGACGACTATACCTTCTTCGAGGAGCCACGCGCTACGGAGCAGACGCGCGAGCGGATGTCGGGCGAGGTCGAGGGCATCGGGGCGTATCTCGAATTCAGGGACAACAAGCTGCTGATCCTCTCGCCGATCGAGGAGTCGCCCGCCGAAAAAGCCGGGCTGCTGGCTGGCGATCAGATCATCAAGGTTGACGACCGCGATATGGCACCGATCGTCGAAGGGCTTTCCTCAACCGAGGCCGCCCGTAAAGCCGCGACCTTCATCCGAGGGCCGAAAGGCACGACCGTCAAGCTGACGATCGTCCGCGCCGCGACCAACGAAACACTTGAGGTGTCGATCGTACGCGATGCCGTGCCGCTGATCAGCGTCCGCTCGTATCTGCTCGACGGCAATATCGCCTATGTGCAGGTCAGCGAGTTCAAAGAGACGACGACCGGCGAGCTTGATAAGGTGCTGAACAAGGCTCTGGCGCAAAAACCGGCGGGCCTGATCCTGGATCTGCGCAACAATCCCGGCGGCTTGCTCGAAAGTGCCCGTGAGATGCTCGGACGCTTCGTGCCCGACGGCATGGCGCTCAAAGAAGAGTTCAGCGACGGCAAAACGTCGGAGATGGAGATTATTCGCAATAGCGGCGCAGCCGACGCGCTGGATATTCCAATGGTCGTGCTGGTCAACAGCGGCTCGGCCAGCGCCTCCGAGATCGTCGCGGGCGCGCTGCGCGACCACCAGCGGGCCACGCTGCTGGGCGAAAAGACCTTCGGCAAAGGCTCGGTCCAGTCGATCGAGCCGCTGAGCGACGGCTCATCCGCGCGCATAACGATCGCTCACTGGCTAACGCCCAACGGCACCGAGATTCACAAAAAGGGCATCGAGCCCGATCATTACGTGCCCTTCTTGCAGGACGATCAATATCTGATCACCTTCCCGCCGGGCCGCCCGACCGATCCCGAATCGGTCAAGGACTCGCAGCTCTGGTGGGCGCTGAAGGTGCTGGATTCCCAGGAGCGGCCATCGTTCCCGCTGCCCACGCCTACGCCAGGGGCGGATGCGACGGCTGCCCCGGCTGAGACGGCACAGCCGGAGGCAACCTCAGCACCCTAAAGCGTATCGCGACCAAACGTGTCGAAGCTCATTCCGATATGGAATGAGCTTCGGCGTTAATACCGGTCTTTATCGGAATGAGCTTCGGCGTTAATACCGGTCTTTTGTCGATCGCAGATCGGCCATGCATGGATCACAGCCCGCGCGCCAGCGCCAGGGCATGGACCTCGCGCGCTCCGGCGGCGTGAAGCGCCTGGGCCGCCGCCTCGACCGTCGCGCCGGTCGTCAGCACATCGTCGAGCAGCAGGATACGACGGGGCGGCGGCGTCTTCGATTGCCAGCCGAAGGCATCGCGCACGTTCTCGCGGCGCTCGACCCGGTTCAGATCGGCCTGCTGCGAGGTGCGGCGCACGCGCGCAAGCTGATCCGAGCAGAGCATCAGACCGGAGCGCTGCGCCAGCCGGTGGGCCAGCAGCGCCGCCTGGTTATAGCCGCGCATCCGCAGGCGATCGGGGTGCAGCGGCACCGGCACGATCGCATCTACGGCGATCGGATGCCGCGCGAGGTAGTCGTGAAGCATATCGCCGAGCGGCACGGCCATGCGCTGGCTGCGGTTATACTTGAGCTTATGGATAGCTTCGCGGAGCGCGCCCTCGAAGACGTACGCGCCAGCGGTCGAAAGCAGAAACGGGCTACCCAGCCGCCGGTGCTGCTCACGATTGTCCGCGTCGGGAACGAAGCGGCAGGTCGCGCGGCACGCGGCGCA
Coding sequences within:
- a CDS encoding 50S ribosomal protein L11 methyltransferase, whose protein sequence is MSWLELSVEIEQEAIESVTELFAQVGYNRGVAIDQPFIGSPDGPEYTIDTSRPVVVRTYIPLDEHAEDARAKLEQGLWALGMMRPVGELLVRRLEEEDWANAWKAHYPIRRIGERFVIVPSWLEYTAQPGDLVLNLDPGMAFGTGLHPTTQLCLQLLERYVRPDARTLDLGCGSGILAIAAARAGAQPVLAIDNDPIAVQATHENVQRNSVEALVTTVEGSLGPGAELGHWLGSDWAVKQRSAPSRAAGPVAFEPDAEFDLIVANILANVHVLLAPHLYRALKPGGLLVTSGIIADREADVTEAFTAAGLQAVERLQEGDWVALVHRRS
- a CDS encoding phosphoribosyltransferase family protein, whose protein sequence is CAACRATCRFVPDADNREQHRRLGSPFLLSTAGAYVFEGALREAIHKLKYNRSQRMAVPLGDMLHDYLARHPIAVDAIVPVPLHPDRLRMRGYNQAALLAHRLAQRSGLMLCSDQLARVRRTSQQADLNRVERRENVRDAFGWQSKTPPPRRILLLDDVLTTGATVEAAAQALHAAGAREVHALALARGL
- a CDS encoding S41 family peptidase; this encodes MVRTSRAVLVGALVSSFIALLAFIGGVTVALRWGSSLPLVAAAGSASTAQGTTPAEVKDDFRVFWEVWSLVDSKFYHTEPLDYGKMTYGAIEGMLKSLEDDYTFFEEPRATEQTRERMSGEVEGIGAYLEFRDNKLLILSPIEESPAEKAGLLAGDQIIKVDDRDMAPIVEGLSSTEAARKAATFIRGPKGTTVKLTIVRAATNETLEVSIVRDAVPLISVRSYLLDGNIAYVQVSEFKETTTGELDKVLNKALAQKPAGLILDLRNNPGGLLESAREMLGRFVPDGMALKEEFSDGKTSEMEIIRNSGAADALDIPMVVLVNSGSASASEIVAGALRDHQRATLLGEKTFGKGSVQSIEPLSDGSSARITIAHWLTPNGTEIHKKGIEPDHYVPFLQDDQYLITFPPGRPTDPESVKDSQLWWALKVLDSQERPSFPLPTPTPGADATAAPAETAQPEATSAP
- a CDS encoding RsmE family RNA methyltransferase, producing the protein MAKRRQHHAEPRRRQQAESNTYRFFVSPDVLHGRTAQIEEPSLTHQLSNVLRLNAGDRITLLDNSGWEYVVALEHVSRDSVGGAIERKTLAETEPQLKLALYVALLRGERFEWVLQKGTELGVSAFVPVVCQRSVIDDIADIGAAKLERWERIVREAAEQSRRAKLPKLLPAMLFDTACDHAARRSRAFLLWEGSGAHSLRSLLQQGEPGPWANETPFSIALLSGPEGGFTESELATAVMYRLSLASLGPRTLRAETAPIAAAAAMLFSCGDLD